A genome region from Populus alba chromosome 5, ASM523922v2, whole genome shotgun sequence includes the following:
- the LOC118030024 gene encoding GATA transcription factor 24: MAAATTTNPQLLQARPYEDHRTRASIQIDDDDGEYEDADGMDGMKEAATVAQVNSGVSVAEHHRGVRIEVGGGVVTTSRTSELTLSFEGEVYVFPAVTPEKVQAVLLLLGGRDMPTAVPTIEVPYDQNNRGVVDNPKCSSLSRRIASLVRFREKRKERCFDKKIRYTVRKEVAQRMHRKNGQFVSLKESPGGSSWDSSQSCLQDGIPRPETVVRRCQHCGVGENNTPAMRRGPAGPRTLCNACGLMWANKGSLRDLSKGGRNLPMGQIEPGTPIDVKPSIMEGEFSGNQDEHGTAKNLPNAVNEGFNNHSINPDEVLQEADQDLTNSLPMGAVHSSGDDDEQEPLVELANPSDTELDIPANFE; this comes from the exons ATGGCGGCGGCGACGACGACGAATCCACAGTTACTACAGGCGCGTCCGTACGAGGACCACCGAACGCGAGCTTCGATACAGATCGACGACGACGACGGAGAGTATGAAGACGCTGATGGTATGGATGGCATGAAAGAGGCAGCAACAGTAGCGCAAGTGAATTCAGGGGTGAGTGTGGCAGAGCACCACCGTGGAGTACGAATAGAAGTTGGTGGTGGTGTTGTTACGACTTCGAGGACTAGTGAGCTCACTCTCTCTTTTGAAGGAGAAGTTTACGTTTTCCCTGCTGTTACCCCTGAAAAG GTGCAAGCAGTGCTCTTGCTTCTGGGAGGAAGAGATATGCCCACTGCAGTACCTACTATTGAAGTGCCAtatgatcaaaataatagg GGAGTGGTCGACAACCCCAAGTGCTCAAGTCTTTCACGAAGAATAGCCTCACTTGTTAGATTCCGTGAAAAACGAAAGGAGAGATGTTTTGACAAGAAAATAAGATACACTGTGCGAAAAGAGGTTGCACAGAG AATGCACCGCAAGAATGGGCAATTTGTATCCTTAAAAGAAAGCCCAGGTGGTTCAAGTTGGGACTCCAGTCAGAGTTGCCTTCAAGATGGCATACCTCGTCCAGAAACTGT TGTCAGGAGATGTCAGCACTGTGGTGTTGGTGAAAATAATACTCCTGCAATGCGTCGTGGACCAGCTGGACCCAGGACATTGTGTAATGCATGTGGACTTATGTGGgcaaataag GGATCATTGAGGGATCTCAGTAAAGGAGGGAGGAATCTTCCAATGGGCCAAATTGAACCT GGAACACCAATTGATGTCAAGCCTTCCATTATGGAAGGGGAATTCTCTGGTAACCAGGATGAGCAT GGAACTGCTAAAAATCTTCCCAACGCAGTTAATGAAGGATTCAACAATCATTCTATCAATCCAGATGAA GTTTTGCAAGAAGCTGATCAAGATCTTACAAATTCTTTGCCAATGGGAGCTGTCCATTCTTCTGGAGATGATGATGAGCAG GAACCACTGGTTGAGCTCGCTAATCCTTCAGATACAGAACTTGACATTCCTGCTAATTTTGAGTAG